A single window of Cataglyphis hispanica isolate Lineage 1 chromosome 2, ULB_Chis1_1.0, whole genome shotgun sequence DNA harbors:
- the LOC126858884 gene encoding uncharacterized protein LOC126858884 isoform X1 codes for MDLRDEEARMKFVFVREDSVSQQEKMRAFWKFLDDQNYLQPHKGTLEHESSSEAESSMPSTEEAMNEKNAWQKGLEVFQQLGLDKTALAADKKCRPCQMHRTIRYNLIEMIYEQLEIISFFKRRCKDLADTITQPYEELNADMKAFDERQKNRGSNKCEAPYAGDRLNQCNSYYPKTKK; via the exons ATGGATTTGAGAGATGAAGAAGCTCGTATGAAATTCGTATTTGTTAGAGAAGACAGTGTAAGTCAACAGGAAAAGATGAGGGCGTTCTGGAAGTTTTTGGACGATCAGAATTACTTGCAGCCTCACAAAG gtACATTGGAGCATGAATCGTCGTCGGAAGCGGAATCATCGATGCCGAGTACAGAGGAAGCTATGAACGAGAAAAATGCTTGGCAGAAAGGATTAGAAGTCTTCCAACAACTTGGCCTGGATAAGACCGCACTCGCGGCTGATAAAAAATGTCGACCCTGTCAAATGCATAGAACGATCCGGTACAATTTGATCGAAATGATTTATGAACAGCTCGagattatttccttttttaaacgTAGGTGCAAGGATCTGGCTGATACAATAACGCAGCCGTACGAAGAATTGAACGCTGACATGAAGGCTTTCGACGAACGCCAGAAAAATCGTGGCTCGAATAAATGCGAAGCACCTTATGCCGGAGACAGATTAAATCAATGCAACTCTTATTATccaaaaacgaaaaaataa
- the LOC126858884 gene encoding uncharacterized protein LOC126858884 isoform X2, with protein MDLRDEEARMKFVFVREDSVSQQEKMRAFWKFLDDQNYLQPHKGTLEHESSSEAESSMPSTEEAMNEKNAWQKGLEVFQQLGLDKTALAADKKCRPCQMHRTIRCKDLADTITQPYEELNADMKAFDERQKNRGSNKCEAPYAGDRLNQCNSYYPKTKK; from the exons ATGGATTTGAGAGATGAAGAAGCTCGTATGAAATTCGTATTTGTTAGAGAAGACAGTGTAAGTCAACAGGAAAAGATGAGGGCGTTCTGGAAGTTTTTGGACGATCAGAATTACTTGCAGCCTCACAAAG gtACATTGGAGCATGAATCGTCGTCGGAAGCGGAATCATCGATGCCGAGTACAGAGGAAGCTATGAACGAGAAAAATGCTTGGCAGAAAGGATTAGAAGTCTTCCAACAACTTGGCCTGGATAAGACCGCACTCGCGGCTGATAAAAAATGTCGACCCTGTCAAATGCATAGAACGATCCG GTGCAAGGATCTGGCTGATACAATAACGCAGCCGTACGAAGAATTGAACGCTGACATGAAGGCTTTCGACGAACGCCAGAAAAATCGTGGCTCGAATAAATGCGAAGCACCTTATGCCGGAGACAGATTAAATCAATGCAACTCTTATTATccaaaaacgaaaaaataa